In Syngnathus typhle isolate RoL2023-S1 ecotype Sweden linkage group LG14, RoL_Styp_1.0, whole genome shotgun sequence, one genomic interval encodes:
- the LOC133166942 gene encoding profilin-2-like — MSWDGYVQTLMAEHCQDAAIIGYPDNKYVWASHEGGDFAKITPAEIDALMSNDRQSFFINGLTLGSEKCSVIRDRLEIENEWGMDLRTKSSTGPTFNIALCRARKVFVLVKGKEGVYGGTLNTLAFKTVEYLRNAGY, encoded by the exons ATGTCTTGGGACGGCTACGTGCAAACTCTGATGGCTGAGCACTGCCAGGATGCGGCCATTATTGGGTACCCTGACAACAAATACGTCTGGGCATCACACGAAGGCGGTGACTTTGCCAAGATCACG CCTGCTGAAATTGATGCACTCATGTCAAATGACCGTCAATCCTTCTTCATCAATGGATTGACCTTAGGAAGTGAAAAATGCTCTGTGATCAGAGACCGATTGGAAATTGAAAATGAATGGGGAATGGACCTCCGGACCAAGTCCTCAACCGGCCCCACTTTCAACATTGCTCTATGCCGAGCTCGGAAAG TATTTGTTCTAGTCAAGGGCAAGGAAGGTGTCTACGGAGGGACCCTTAACACATTGGCCTTTAAGACGGTTGAATACTTGAGGAATGCTGGCTATTAA